CTCTCTTCCATTTCAGGCTCCGCGGCCCAGGATAAAAATGTCACAACATCTTTTCCCATCTACAAAGACAGGTAGAAGATAACTCAGATCATAACTATAGGCAATGCGTCCTAAAAATTGACGTGTGTACAAAGTAAAAAATGAAGAATCAACTAGTGAACTCACCTGAGCTTCCGTTGCAGGGGTACCGTCTTCATACTCCACAGCACCATCATTAAGCATTTTAGGCATAGCGATAGCTCCCCCAGGGAAGTAAGGATTATAATGCAGTCCTTCACGAATCTAGATAAGGAAAATATAACAACTTAGAATATCAACAAACAAAGATGCAATCTAgaattaaaaggaaaaaaagcaGAAGAAAGGCGACACTGATAGAAAGGAAATCATCTGCAAATTTAGCTAATAACTGCACGCTTAGTTCAGGGATCAGATCAAGGCACATACAAATTGAAAACCCAGAAGAACTGAATATCGAAAAAATAgtgaaattttgaaagaaacaATGCTCAAAACATAAATGACTGTCCAACTTCAAACTTTCTGCTGAATAAAGTGACATGTCCCACCCACTTGACCACAAGCAACCACATCAAGATTGAAGTCTTATATCCATTGGTCCAACTCTCGGTTGTGAAATAATCAAGTATCAATGCATTTTAGGATGAAATGATTTGAAgctatgaatttcaaattcatgaatCTAAATCCATTTAATTGCTTTGTTAAATGTATGTTGGGTAGATTACGAATTCATCCCTTGTTAATCAATGTAGATGCATTGGTGATTATGAAGAATTTGACCTTATTTCAAATCTCTCCCCAAATCAAATCCTCTCGTCTAAGCACAAACCTTAGAGAATATCGGCCAAGAGGCAATCCTGATGCATAATCGAAAGAGTGAGAGTGTGAGACTTACTGAAACACCAGCAGGAGGATCACGATACCCGGTAAGAAGTGCAAAGGCATAATTTTGACCATCGTGACGAGCCTAATAATTCAAAGGTTGTAAGTTAGCTGAGAGAGATGGTAAAAAGGAATTTTGAGTAAAATATTGGAAGTCAGAGGCGGGAAATACTTTGGTAATTAGACTTAAATCAGGGGGATAGGCCCCTCCATTAGCAAACCTAGCTGCTTGTTCATTTGCATATGGCTGAGGAAAACGATCGCTGAGTTTTCCAGGACGAGTAAACATCTCTCCCTCATCATTAGGTCCATCCACTACCTCAATTTCAGCTGCCATGGACTTAGTTTCCTCCTCTGTATAAGCCACACCGACCAAGTCACGATATGATATTAATGACATGGAATGGCAGGAAGCACATACTTGTTGATAAACCTGGTGACCACGACGAATCCTGTTTAAAATTGATCAACAATTGAGAACAAGATGTGAAGGAGAACTTTAGAGCTCATTCATTCAAGATAAATAATTCAAGCAATTCTTCAATATAACATGAAAAGCAATACTGAATGTACTTGGAAAGGGAAAATCCGGACAATGAATCATCAAAGAAGAACACATACTTCCTGGAGACAGCTATCTCAAAATGATTTCAGAATCTTGTAATATAAAAATAGCGATGCACAACTTCCCAATGCCAAGACAGAATAGACTATTACATGGAAAATTACAGATAATACAGCTGATGAAGATATTTTCATGATAATAAAAGTATTTAATACCTAGTAGTCTACGAAGAGCGGCACAAGATAAACAACACATGAAACATATTAGATAAGTGAATAGAACTGAATCCACGACAATTACTCCTGACAAAGCTGCAATTGAGTGGAACCTTACGACAAAGCTTGATATGGTTCTGAAGATTGATTAGCCTCTAGATGATGCTACTAAGCTAACAGAAGCAGATGAAGCATTGCCATATAAAAGAACACATTTAGAAGATATTAGTGAGCTAATGAAGAACTCACGAGGCATGGTCATATGAACTCAGGATGCCCTTATGGGGCCAGGGATAGTTAGGGGGTTCCAAACCGTGCTCAGCTTCGTCACAAGATGACATTGTCGCAAAACTTAACAGCCCTGATACACCTGCTCCAAAGAGGGCTACAGCTCTCAAGTACTTTGAGGTAGCGGATCCAATTTCTTCATGCACTTTCTTGGAAATAAGAGATGATAAAACAGGAGATGGCTGAAAGAAGAAACAATTAAATCAGTGGTACTTCAACATTTTCTTCCTCGAAACAAAATTTTTCAGCGACTCCAATGCATCAAGTTTTGGTCAATAAGCAAACCACGTGATGCTTTTTCATTCACACATTACAAAAGCAGAAACTCATTACTAATCTAACTCATTTACTCAATTGGAAAAATAGCAAAATGATATTCTGGAGATTAACAGGTACAAGACTAAAATGCTACTCTTTAGCGGGGATCACAATAATAAAAAACTTCTAATATGCTCCCATTCCATGTTGTTTTATCTACACGACACGCACAAAGTTTACAAAGCATAAACTCGATCATTATTTATCACATGGAAGATCAAAGAGAAATTCAAAAAGAACTAAAAGAATAGAACCTTTATAGTAGCTTGTGACTGAAGTCTCTCACTCAGCAACCGATAAAGCGCACTACCTCCAAACATCTTAAATCAGCACTCTGTTTATAGAGAAATGACCAACAAGGGTAAAAAATCAAATACAAGTTAAACAAACTCCAACTAATCGACAGCAACTGAACATTCAAGAACCATTACACAAAGGAAGGGAAAGCATTACTTTTGCAATTACATACTAGGGAAAATGAGCAGCATCTTAGCCCGTATCAAACTTGGAGAGCAGATACAAACAGTAAGCAGTCATCAACCAAAATCCACAACCCACGTTTATAAAATCAACAATTAATCGGATATCTAACTGTTTCAGATGGAATAtccactttttaaaaaaatcagagATATGTTTTTGTGAGAGTACCCTCAAGTATTTCATAAATTCTCAGTTGAGACCAAAAATTGACAGAGGATACTGTTCGTCAAATACAGGTAATAAGTATCCTATCTAAGTACATGATGATAATTCACTGCCTTCACAAATATTACAGGTCaattttcaaactgattttcaAACTGGGGCCCATctttacttttaaaaaaaattcaagccTTCATCTTTCTTGATTCACTTAGCTGAAGCCTGACACAGAATACGTACTAGACCAAGTGATTTTTAAATCAACTCTTCTTCTCTAATTTGAAAAGCAAGTGCATTGAAAGAAatctttttgaaaaaattagatGAAAGATTACAAATGATAGCCACTTAAACCTAATTCAGAAGGTGATGATCCTCTTGATTATCACAAGGACAAAGCAAGGACATTTGCAATGACTTTCTACAATGATATCATTGATTGGGTGATGTTGCAGAAGCTGGGCTACAGAATGAATCCT
The sequence above is a segment of the Primulina tabacum isolate GXHZ01 chromosome 6, ASM2559414v2, whole genome shotgun sequence genome. Coding sequences within it:
- the LOC142549885 gene encoding cytochrome c1-2, heme protein, mitochondrial-like isoform X1 encodes the protein MFGGSALYRLLSERLQSQATIKPSPVLSSLISKKVHEEIGSATSKYLRAVALFGAGVSGLLSFATMSSCDEAEHGLEPPNYPWPHKGILSSYDHASIRRGHQVYQQVCASCHSMSLISYRDLVGVAYTEEETKSMAAEIEVVDGPNDEGEMFTRPGKLSDRFPQPYANEQAARFANGGAYPPDLSLITKARHDGQNYAFALLTGYRDPPAGVSIREGLHYNPYFPGGAIAMPKMLNDGAVEYEDGTPATEAQMGKDVVTFLSWAAEPEMEERKLMGFKWIFVLSLALLQAGYYRRLKWSVLKSRKLVLDVIN
- the LOC142549885 gene encoding cytochrome c1-2, heme protein, mitochondrial-like isoform X2, which encodes MFGGSALYRLLSERLQSQATIKKVHEEIGSATSKYLRAVALFGAGVSGLLSFATMSSCDEAEHGLEPPNYPWPHKGILSSYDHASIRRGHQVYQQVCASCHSMSLISYRDLVGVAYTEEETKSMAAEIEVVDGPNDEGEMFTRPGKLSDRFPQPYANEQAARFANGGAYPPDLSLITKARHDGQNYAFALLTGYRDPPAGVSIREGLHYNPYFPGGAIAMPKMLNDGAVEYEDGTPATEAQMGKDVVTFLSWAAEPEMEERKLMGFKWIFVLSLALLQAGYYRRLKWSVLKSRKLVLDVIN